From a region of the Rhipicephalus microplus isolate Deutch F79 chromosome X, USDA_Rmic, whole genome shotgun sequence genome:
- the LOC119186875 gene encoding uncharacterized protein LOC119186875, with the protein MCSRVGAVSAARVGRGIRCTEKPGEDFQVVLPQLPSGDSVLHTVFLHGNLKARPYRVEHVRDSLARLSLLPEVVALGAYQMNHVWAVTFKDDEGKKKMLAAESFDLKDHRCMVVDPRDRGVRLKLYWLLHGVPDEAVRVALTPYGKVTEISRDKWKVQGCNDKGSTTRSVTLRLHAGVSVDDLPHQLRVAEDMALVVIPGRAPLCLRCRAIGHIRRDCRVPRCGVCRRYGHDDAHCVRSYASIAGPGQTDEVSEHLMDAVDAEEASREDGYTEGPATPPEQSSGAALESTNKGDKHSGAPGTNLDTAAVENDATAASKSSSAAREGGPEATDAEMTKAGAIAFKRARETPDRTGNVDTSAINEPPTKTASGRRPTFKPRPNLSPDRRGTQTSAPP; encoded by the coding sequence ATGTGCTCCCGCGTAGGGGCGGTTTCAGCGGCCCGTGTGGGCCGCGGTATCAGGTGTACCGAAAAGCCAGGCGAAGATTTCCAGGTTGTTCTGCCTCAGCTGCCTtcaggtgattccgttttgcacacggtttttttgcacggaaacttgaaagccaggccatatcgagtggagcatgtccgagacagccttgctcgtctttcgctgctgccggaagtggttgccctaggggcataccaaatgaatcatgtatgggcagtgacgttcaaggatgatgagggtaaaaagaagatgctggcggcggagtcttttgatctaaaggaccatcgctgtatggtggttgacccccgtgatcgaggtgtgcggctgaagttgtactggcttcttcatggcgtgccggacgaggctgtgcgagtcgccttaacgccctacggaaaagtgaccgagataagcagagataaatggaaggtgcagggttgcaatgataaaggttcaaccacgcggtcggtcacgctgaggctacacgcgggcgtgtccgtggacgacctgccacaccaactgCGAGTTGCGGAGGATATGGCGCTCGTCGTAATTCCTGGCAGAGCACCGCTATGCCTCCGATGCCGGGCTATCGGTCACATTCGACGGGATTGCCGCGTGCCGCGCTGTGGGGTCTGTCGTCGCTATGGCCACGATGACGCCCACTGTGTGAGGTCGTACGCCAGCATTGCGGGCCCAGGCCAAACAGACGAAGTGTCTGAACACCTGATGGATGCCGTGGATGCCGAAGAAGCGAGCAGGGAAGACGGTTATACGGAAGGCCCTGCCACGCCCCCTGAACAGTCTTCTGGGGCCGCACTGGAATCTACCAATAAAGGCGACAAGCACTCTGGTGCGCCAGGAACGAATTTAGACACGGCAGCAGTAGAGAACGACGCTACAGCAGCGAGCAAGTCAtcttcagctgcgcgagagggcgGCCCGGAAGCAACGGACGCCGAGATGACCAAGGCCGGTGCTATCGCTTTTAAGCGAGCTCGTGAAACACCTGACCGTACCGGAAATGTTGACACGTCGGCCATCAATGAACCTCCAACAAAGACGGCGTCTGGTCGTCGGCCTACCTTTAAACCACGACCAAACCTGTCTCCTGACCGTAGGGGCACTCAAACGTCGGCCCCGCCGTAG